Proteins found in one Seonamhaeicola sp. S2-3 genomic segment:
- a CDS encoding acyl-CoA carboxylase subunit beta: MDSKIDKLKNHIEQAKLGGGQKRIDKQHAKKKLTARERIDYLLDEGSFEEIGILVTHRTTDFGMDKEVYFGDGVVTGYGTINGRLVYVYAQDFTVFGGALSETHAEKICKIMDMAVKVGAPIIGLNDSGGARIQEGVRSLGGYADIFYRNVQASGVIPQISAIMGPCAGGAVYSPAMTDFTIMVENTSYMFVTGPNVVKTVTNEEVSSEELGGAYTHASKSGVAHKTSANDIECLEDVKKLLSYLPQNNTETTKKLDFSPSEEIRDVLSDIVPETPNKPYDMHEVITGIIDTDSFYEIHKDYAENIIVGFARLGGRSIGIIANQPMFLAGVLDVKSSKKAARFTRFCDCFNIPLLVLVDVPGFLPGTDQEWNGIIVHGAKLLYALSEATVPRITVITRKAYGGAYDVMNSKHIGADFNYAWPGAEIAVMGAKGASEIIFRREIATANNPEEKLAEKEAEYAEKFANPYKAAQRGFIDEIILPKNTRRKLLKAFAMLENKKVNKPNRKHGNIPL; encoded by the coding sequence ATGGATTCTAAAATAGATAAACTAAAAAACCATATTGAACAAGCCAAATTGGGCGGTGGACAAAAACGAATTGATAAGCAACATGCCAAGAAAAAACTAACCGCTAGAGAGCGTATTGACTATTTACTTGATGAAGGTTCTTTTGAAGAAATAGGCATTTTAGTTACTCATAGAACCACCGATTTTGGAATGGATAAAGAAGTTTATTTTGGAGATGGAGTTGTAACAGGTTACGGTACTATTAACGGCAGGTTAGTATATGTTTATGCCCAAGATTTCACTGTTTTTGGTGGCGCTTTATCTGAAACACATGCAGAAAAAATATGTAAAATCATGGATATGGCTGTAAAGGTTGGTGCTCCCATTATTGGGTTAAATGATTCTGGTGGTGCTCGTATTCAAGAAGGAGTAAGATCTCTTGGTGGTTATGCCGACATATTTTACCGAAATGTTCAAGCCTCTGGTGTTATTCCTCAAATTTCTGCCATCATGGGTCCTTGTGCTGGTGGTGCAGTGTATTCACCAGCCATGACAGATTTCACCATTATGGTAGAAAACACTAGTTATATGTTTGTAACAGGCCCAAACGTAGTAAAAACGGTTACTAATGAAGAAGTTAGTAGCGAGGAATTGGGTGGCGCCTATACACATGCTTCAAAATCGGGTGTGGCTCATAAAACTTCAGCAAATGATATTGAATGCTTAGAAGATGTAAAAAAGCTACTTAGTTATTTACCTCAAAACAATACTGAAACTACTAAAAAGTTAGATTTTTCTCCTTCTGAAGAAATAAGAGATGTTCTATCTGATATTGTTCCAGAAACCCCTAATAAACCTTATGATATGCACGAGGTTATTACTGGAATTATTGATACAGATTCTTTTTATGAAATTCATAAAGATTATGCCGAAAATATTATTGTAGGTTTTGCCCGTTTAGGAGGTAGAAGTATTGGTATAATTGCAAATCAACCTATGTTTTTAGCAGGTGTTTTAGATGTTAAAAGTTCAAAAAAAGCTGCTAGATTTACGCGTTTCTGCGATTGTTTCAATATTCCTTTACTTGTTTTAGTTGATGTTCCTGGGTTTTTACCAGGCACAGACCAAGAGTGGAATGGCATTATTGTACATGGAGCTAAGTTATTATATGCTTTAAGTGAAGCCACTGTACCAAGAATAACTGTTATTACCAGAAAAGCTTATGGAGGTGCTTATGATGTTATGAATTCTAAACATATAGGCGCTGACTTTAACTATGCATGGCCTGGAGCAGAAATAGCTGTAATGGGAGCTAAAGGCGCCAGTGAAATTATTTTTAGACGAGAAATAGCTACTGCCAATAACCCTGAAGAAAAACTTGCTGAAAAAGAAGCAGAATATGCCGAAAAATTTGCTAATCCTTATAAAGCAGCACAACGTGGATTTATAGATGAAATAATACTCCCTAAAAACACTAGAAGAAAACTATTAAAGGCTTTTGCTATGTTGGAAAATAAAAAGGTTAATAAACCAAACCGAAAACATGGTAATATTCCTTTATAA
- a CDS encoding DinB family protein, which produces MLAETLIKIITRDLNNLKVEINAYKNENNLWIIKKGIKNTAGNLCLHLVGNLNHFIGNVLGNTGYIRERDLEFSIKGISKKELINQIEETIIMVEKVLKNLNEESFKEQYPIKVFKNNMTVQHFLIHLSTHLAYHLGQVNYHRRLLDL; this is translated from the coding sequence ATGTTAGCCGAAACATTAATTAAAATAATAACGCGAGATCTTAATAATTTAAAAGTAGAGATTAATGCTTATAAAAATGAAAACAATTTATGGATTATAAAAAAAGGCATTAAAAATACAGCAGGTAATTTATGTTTACACCTAGTAGGTAATCTTAATCATTTTATAGGAAATGTACTTGGTAATACAGGTTATATAAGGGAAAGAGATTTAGAGTTTTCTATAAAAGGTATTTCAAAAAAAGAATTAATTAATCAGATAGAGGAAACTATTATAATGGTTGAGAAAGTTCTTAAAAATTTAAATGAAGAAAGTTTTAAAGAACAATACCCAATTAAGGTGTTTAAAAATAACATGACTGTTCAACATTTTTTAATTCACCTTTCTACCCATTTGGCATACCATTTAGGGCAAGTAAATTATCATAGACGATTATTAGATTTATAA
- a CDS encoding multidrug effflux MFS transporter encodes MQNNSPLKFEFVALMASLMSIVALSIDALLPALPQIGNHIAVVNSKDNQLLITMIFLGIGIGQLIFGPLSDSFGRKPIVYAGFALFIVASLICVNTKSFELMLIGRILQGVGLSSPRSISLSMIRDLYDGDYMAKVMSIVVMFFILVPVVAPTLGHWLIQLFNWQSIFYFNLIFGVLIMIWFAIRQTETLPKQNRIKFSSHLFIDGVKEFVKHREAVAFTFVSGFITGSFMVYLSTSQQIFQEQYKLAEMFPYIFASLAVSLGVATYLNSRLVERFGMWRMAYTAAIAYSVVSLLYVILFYSGKNPSIYVLLIFFALQFLAVGFLFGNLRAIAMQPLGHIAGIGAAINGFVSTVMAVPIANFIGNYVSSSVLPLFIGFSVFGVLSVFVFVLLRKNAKSVKA; translated from the coding sequence ATGCAAAATAACAGCCCCTTAAAATTTGAATTTGTTGCATTAATGGCATCTTTAATGTCTATTGTAGCACTCTCTATAGATGCATTACTTCCTGCGTTGCCACAAATAGGAAATCATATTGCTGTGGTTAACAGTAAAGATAACCAACTGTTAATTACCATGATTTTTTTAGGCATAGGAATTGGCCAGCTTATTTTCGGCCCACTTTCTGATAGTTTTGGAAGAAAACCCATTGTTTATGCTGGGTTTGCTTTATTTATTGTTGCTAGCCTTATATGTGTTAATACCAAAAGTTTTGAGCTAATGCTTATTGGCCGTATTTTACAAGGTGTGGGATTATCATCGCCTCGTAGTATTTCTTTATCAATGATAAGAGACTTATATGATGGCGATTATATGGCCAAGGTAATGTCTATTGTTGTTATGTTTTTTATTTTAGTACCTGTTGTGGCACCAACATTAGGACATTGGCTTATACAATTATTCAACTGGCAATCTATTTTCTATTTTAATTTAATTTTTGGTGTTTTAATAATGATTTGGTTTGCTATAAGGCAAACTGAAACCCTTCCAAAACAAAACCGAATTAAGTTCTCTTCTCATCTTTTTATAGATGGTGTAAAAGAATTTGTAAAACATAGAGAAGCCGTAGCCTTTACCTTTGTATCTGGTTTTATAACAGGGTCTTTTATGGTATATTTAAGTACCTCTCAACAAATTTTTCAGGAGCAATACAAATTGGCAGAAATGTTCCCTTATATTTTTGCAAGTTTAGCAGTTTCTTTAGGAGTAGCTACTTATTTAAATAGCAGACTGGTTGAGAGATTTGGTATGTGGCGTATGGCCTATACAGCTGCAATAGCTTATTCTGTTGTATCTCTATTGTACGTTATTCTATTTTACTCGGGTAAAAACCCTAGTATTTACGTTTTACTTATTTTTTTCGCATTGCAATTTTTAGCAGTTGGATTCCTGTTTGGAAACCTAAGAGCCATTGCAATGCAACCTTTAGGTCATATTGCTGGTATTGGTGCTGCTATAAATGGTTTTGTTAGTACTGTTATGGCTGTTCCTATTGCTAATTTTATAGGTAATTATGTTTCTTCTTCTGTGTTACCGTTGTTTATTGGGTTTTCCGTATTTGGAGTTTTATCAGTATTCGTTTTTGTTCTATTAAGAAAAAATGCAAAGTCTGTAAAAGCCTAA
- a CDS encoding fumarylacetoacetate hydrolase family protein: MKIIGIGKNYVNDKSEIEAIKTGFQTIFVKANSTLVTNNKNIPFPKITNQLVYEVELVAKIGKQGKDISLEDATSYISEIAIGIDFTAKDVLTKSRDKKGPWALAKGFDGASPVSEFKPVSDFPELNNINFDLKINGESRQVGNTDMMIYNFAEIIAFVSSYMTLEEGDLIFTGTPASGVGETAHNDHFQASIEGELLLDFKMV; encoded by the coding sequence ATGAAAATAATAGGTATTGGAAAAAATTATGTGAACGATAAATCTGAAATTGAAGCCATAAAAACGGGGTTTCAAACCATTTTTGTTAAGGCTAATTCAACCTTAGTTACCAATAACAAAAACATCCCTTTTCCTAAAATCACTAATCAACTTGTTTATGAAGTTGAACTGGTTGCAAAAATAGGAAAACAAGGTAAAGATATTTCTTTGGAAGACGCTACATCTTACATTTCTGAAATAGCAATTGGTATTGATTTTACTGCTAAAGATGTACTTACAAAAAGTAGAGATAAAAAAGGCCCTTGGGCACTTGCAAAAGGGTTTGACGGAGCTTCTCCTGTTTCTGAATTTAAACCTGTTTCTGATTTCCCGGAATTAAATAATATTAATTTCGATTTAAAAATTAATGGTGAATCTAGGCAGGTAGGCAATACAGATATGATGATTTATAATTTTGCCGAAATTATTGCTTTTGTATCCTCTTACATGACTTTAGAAGAAGGCGATTTAATTTTTACAGGTACTCCAGCATCAGGTGTTGGAGAAACGGCACATAATGATCATTTTCAAGCCTCTATTGAAGGAGAATTACTTTTAGATTTTAAAATGGTTTAA